A window of Solea solea chromosome 18, fSolSol10.1, whole genome shotgun sequence contains these coding sequences:
- the sumo3a gene encoding small ubiquitin-related modifier 3-like, which translates to MSEEKPKEGVKTENDHINLKVAGQDGSVVQFKIKRHTPLSKLMKAYCERQGLSIRQIRFRFDGQPINETDTPAQLEMEDEDTIDVFQQQTGGLC; encoded by the exons ATGTCAGAGGAAAAGCCAAAG gAGGGAGTCAAGACTGAGAATGACCACATCAACCTCAAGGTTGCAGGGCAAGATGGATCAGTGGTCCAGTTCAAAATCAAAAGGCACACACCACTCAGCAAACTAATGAAGGCATACTGTGAACGACAG GGTCTCTCAATAAGGCAGATCAGGTTCAGGTTTGATGGCCAGCCTATCAATGAGACGGACACACCTGCACAA CTGGAGATGGAAGATGAAGACACCATAGAtgttttccagcagcagacgGGTGGGCTCTGCTAA
- the LOC131444812 gene encoding thrombospondin-type laminin G domain and EAR repeat-containing protein-like codes for MSSLIFVQLLLLGLRVISTTTDTWRHCTDIFPLDLLSFVLERDTSKLAPGVHMKQAGEMRGVHFSSPHSSLSFPSSQVLANCDLFPKEFSIVVTLRVSHLAQKRNEYILSLIGPKTEEKSTLNDYGDLLESNKKRSATAGERHGKTRRNKERKVKSNAERGRIILGLRLSKKCLHFLFKGHGGVVEHWVFRGTKLADNQWHTLVLTITREYVSLTVDCQAPMQIVPTRPFPLDLNIQGSRFHIGNRGRWKGLFSGMLRQLVLVPGMDVSHQICPSPNSQPATLSVPPLLLDLPVKRKEGDSHPTSYEKEERVSVGLERSCSELLQGQLWFNPLKKGLYLCDGSEWITVLEDHKRLDYVLEHQVLTTSSETHDVEVFQVPGIGLMAAMAHRSKASGSAVYLWTHAQFSLYQNISTHEALAWRHFYIGKKIFLVVSNSGGGPYNRLNKELENEFSVIYKWSKKRKQFVRFQSLQTYCARDWEAFVINRQTYLAVANHRQGNNNHTINSVIYKWNRLTKSFEVHQMLRTSGAYDWEFFTVGPYHFLVVANAFDGVTTSVDSVIYVWVNGQFQVFQTIKTFCATDWEMFKIGSRVFLVVANGNRLHGNEPSRYAINSTIYELDMKGQLFVRFQDIVTYSAVDWEFFSLGEEHFLIVANSFNGESYSLNSILYRWQGYEGFVPIHWLPTIGCSDWEFFSSKGESYLIYSSAKASLSKVFKLKTY; via the exons ATGTCATCGCTAATATTTGTGCAGCTCCTTCTCTTGGGGTTAAGGGTCATCAGCACCACCACAGACACATGGAGACACTGTACAG ATATTTTCCCTCTGGATCTCCTGTCTTTTGTTCTCGAGAGGGATACCTCCAAACTTGCGCCTGGGGTGCACATGAAGCAGGCTGGAGAGATGAGGGGTGTACATTTCTCCAGCCCTCATTCCTCCCTGAGCTTCCCCTCCTCGCAGGTGCTTGCAAATTGTGACCTCTTCCCTAAAGAATTCTCAATTGTTGTGACTTTGAGAGTCTCGCACCTCGCGCAAAAG AGAAATGAATACATCCTTTCTCTCATTGGGCcaaaaacggaggaaaaaagcACACTGAATGATTATGGAGACCTTTTGGAAAGTAATAAGAAGAGGAGCGCCACAGCAGGAGAACGACACGGAAAGACCAGGAGAAATAAGGAGAGAAAAGTCAAGAGTAACGCGGAACGCGGGCGGATCATCTTGGGACTGAGGCTTTCGAAAAAATGTCTGCACTTTCTATTTAAAGGTCATGGAGGGGTCGTCGAGCACTGGGTGTTCCGAGGGACCAAGCTGGCTGATAACCAGTGGCACACACTTGTTTTGACCATTACTAGAGAATATGTGAGCCTCACGGTGGACTGCCAGGCCCCAATGCAAAT TGTTCCTACCAGGCCGTTCCCCTTAGACCTCAACATTCAAGGATCCAGATTCCACATTGGCAATCGGGGTCGATGGAAAGGCCTGTTTTCA GGTATGCTCCGACAGCTGGTTTTGGTGCCAGGTATGGATGTCAGCCATCAGATCTGTCCCTCTCCTAACTCCCAACCAGCAACTCTGTCAGTACCACCTCTTCTCTTAGACCTGCCTGTCAAGAGGAAGGAGGGTGACAGCCATCCGACTTCCTATG AAAAGGAGGAGCGAGTGTCAGTCGGGTTGGAGCGTTCATGCTCCGAGCTGCTCCAAGGTCAACTGTGGTTCAATCCACTTAAGAAAGGTCTCTACCTCTGCGATGGAAGCGAGTGGATCACAGTGCTAGAGG ATCACAAAAGGCTGGACTATGTGTTGGAACATCAGGTGCTAACCACCAGCTCAGAGACACATGATGTAGAG GTTTTCCAGGTACCTGGAATTGGTCTGATGGCTGCGATGGCTCATCGATCCAAAGCCTCTGGTTCGGCCGTGTATCTGTGGACTCACGCACAATTCAGCCTATACCAGAATATCTCCACTCATGAAGCTCTAGCTTGGAGACACTTCTACATAGGAAAGAAA ATATTTCTGGTGGTGTCTAACTCCGGGGGAGGGCCCTATAATCGCTTAAACAAAGAGTTAGAGAACGAGTTTTCTGTCATTTACAAGTGGAGCAAgaaaaggaaacagtttgtgCGGTTCCAGTCTCTGCAGACCTACTGTGCTCGAGACTGGGAGGCCTTTGTCATCAATCGACAAACCTATCTCGCTGTGGCCAATCATAGACAAG GTAATAACAATCACACTATAAACAGTGTGATATACAAGTGGAACAGGTTAACAAAGTCTTTTGAGGTCCACCAGATGCTGCGGACGTCTGGGGCCTATGACTGGGAGTTCTTCACTGTCGGACCGTACCATTTCCTAGTGGTCGCGAATGCTTTTGATGGAGTGACCACTTCTGTAGACTCTGTCATTTATGTTTGGGTCAATGGACAATTCCAGGTGTTCCAGACAATTAAG ACATTTTGCGCCACAGACTGGGAAATGTTCAAGATTGGCAGCAGAGTCTTCCTTGTGGTTGCCAATGGAAACAGACTTCACGGCAACGAGCCAAGTCGATACGCCATAAACTCCACCATCTACGAACTGGACATGAAAGGACAGCTCTTTGTCCGCTTCCAGGACATCGTCACCTACAG TGCAGTGGATTGGGAATTCTTCAGCCTCGGGGAGGAACATTTTCTTATTGTGGCCAACTCCTTCAATGGAGAGTCCTACTCTCTCAACAGCATTCTCTACAG gTGGCAGGGATATGAAGGCTTTGTTCCTATTCACTGGCTTCCAACCATCGGGTGCAGTGACTGGGAGTTTTTCAGCTCCAAAGGAGAATCCTACTTGATCTACTCGAGTGCCAAAGCATCTCTCTCCAAAGTCTTCAAGCTAAAAACCTACTGA
- the pttg1ipa gene encoding PTTG1 interacting protein a isoform X1, whose protein sequence is MMMRMMMNSRTLLPAVLLLFGLATVFAQSSAPKHVCETKNGTNCEECLKNVTCLWCIKTKSCVTYPVKTILPPHALCPLNDARWGLCWMNFQALIITLAVVGGVIIIAFLICLFCCCKCENFGSNRFESKMERQTNKTKTKQEERRAEMKERHDEIRKKYGLSGQNPYSKFA, encoded by the exons atgatgatgaggatgatgatgaattcGCGCACTTTGCTGCCCGCTGTCCTGCTGCTCTTCGGTTTGGCGACAGTTTTCGCTCAGTCTTCCGCACCTAAACATG TGTGTGAGACGAAGAACGGGACAAACTGTGAGGAATGTCTGAAAAATGTGACG TGCTTGTGGTGTATCAAGACCAAGTCATGTGTAACGTATCCGGTGAAGACCATCCTTCCACCACATGCTCTCTGCCCACTAAATGATGCTCGCTGGGGTCTCTGCTGGA TGAACTTCCAGGCCTTGATCATCACCTTGGCAgtggtgggcggagtcatcatcaTCGCCTTCCTCATCTgcttgttctgctgctgcaagTGTGAGAACTTTGG atCCAATAGGTTTGAGTCTAAAATGGAGAGGCAAACTAACAAGACAAAAACCAAGCAGGAAGAAAG GAGGGCAGAGATGAAAGAAAGACATGACGAAATCAGGAAAAAATATG GTCTCAGTGGACAAAACCCATACTCCAAATTTGCCTGA
- the pttg1ipa gene encoding PTTG1 interacting protein a isoform X2 — MMMRMMMNSRTLLPAVLLLFGLATVFAQSSAPKHVCETKNGTNCEECLKNVTCLWCIKTKSCVTYPVKTILPPHALCPLNDARWGLCWMNFQALIITLAVVGGVIIIAFLICLFCCCKCENFGCLRLRESQRQGQHVGAVERVPLLM; from the exons atgatgatgaggatgatgatgaattcGCGCACTTTGCTGCCCGCTGTCCTGCTGCTCTTCGGTTTGGCGACAGTTTTCGCTCAGTCTTCCGCACCTAAACATG TGTGTGAGACGAAGAACGGGACAAACTGTGAGGAATGTCTGAAAAATGTGACG TGCTTGTGGTGTATCAAGACCAAGTCATGTGTAACGTATCCGGTGAAGACCATCCTTCCACCACATGCTCTCTGCCCACTAAATGATGCTCGCTGGGGTCTCTGCTGGA TGAACTTCCAGGCCTTGATCATCACCTTGGCAgtggtgggcggagtcatcatcaTCGCCTTCCTCATCTgcttgttctgctgctgcaagTGTGAGAACTTTGG GTGCttgagactgagagagagtcagaggcAGGGTCAGCATGTAGGGGCAGTGGAGAGAGTTCCATTGCTGATGTGA